The following proteins come from a genomic window of Larimichthys crocea isolate SSNF chromosome XV, L_crocea_2.0, whole genome shotgun sequence:
- the ube4b gene encoding ubiquitin conjugation factor E4 B isoform X1, with amino-acid sequence MEELSADEIRRRRLVRLAGGQTSQPSTPLSTPLTSPQRETPPGPLPGPSAATQPLPPAASQSLGLNVHSGTPATSPMGTSGVAFGSQSSEGVSSLSSSPSNSLETQSQSLSRSQSMDIDTASCEKSMSQVDVDSGIENMEVEDSDRREKRNLTEKETSANSDVSEEQALQLICKILRVSWKEQDRDVIFLPSLAAEFHQNPKDVYSDFKDLIGQILMEVLMMSTQSRVHNPFASLTATSQPIAAAKSPDHRLMLVQPSSQGGSPMGPSAGSFGASSLSSLYGCGSPNLMALDAAKRTSPSLPTPTTPSLPSTPSTPSTPQFIVPPSPPATATPRHTLNPPSAPMPISQRYRPYSVTSSWGAPSPSSPGHRGFSFFGPSPSSAGPSVPPNTPIPVPPPSPHSLSLSSPRARNQPSSTPPSMVPPSPRSNARRAAFAARIPPSSPLSFLFNALSDMSQDSSDEDSEEEEDFARVQFGSSLGACGGGMSCDSASDRFTIEACKETEMLNYLIERFDSVGMEERKAPKMCSQPNVSQLLSNIRSQCISNVALVLQGTLTQPRSPLQQSLLVPYMLCRNLPYGFIQELVRITHQEDEVFRQIFIPILHGLALAVKECSFDSDNFKFPLMALAELCEIKFGKTHPVCNLATLLPLWCPKPLSPGCGREIQRLSYLGSFFSLSVFAEDDTKVGDKYFSGPAITMENTRVVSQSLQHYLESARGDLFKILHNILLNGETRESALNYMAALVNYNVKKAQMQTDDKLVSADGFMLNFLWVLQQLSMKIKLETVDPYYIFHPRCRLVVSQEETRLKATMEELKSWLTELHEDPTKFSEPKFPTECFFLTLHTHHLSILSCCRRYIRRLRAIRELNRTVEELKNSESQWKDSPLASRHREMLKRCKTQLKKLVRAKACADVGLLDENLLRRCLQFYSTVIQLILRMVDPAYPNITLPLNPEIPKSFAALPEFYIEDVAEFLLFVVQYSPQVLYEPCVQDIVTFLVVFICSQNYIRNPYLIAKLVEVLFVTNPAVQPRTQRFSEMMENHPLSVKQLVPALMKFYTDVEHTGATSEFYDKFTIRYHISTIFKSLWQNLAHHGTFMEEFNSGKQFVRYINMLINDTTFLLDESLESLKRIHEVQEEMKNKEQWEQLPREQQQSRQSQLTQDERVSRSYLALATETVEMFHILTKQVQKPFLRPELGPRLAAMLNFNLQQLCGPKCRDLKVENPEKYGFEPKKLLDQLTDIYLQLDCARFAKAIADDQRSYSRELFEEVISKMRKAGIKSSIAIEKFKLLLEKVEEIVAKNSQSEMDYSDAPDEFKDPLMDTLMTDPVILPSGNIMDRSIILRHLLNSPTDPFNRQPLTESMLESVPELKERIHAWMREKQGGRPV; translated from the exons ATTCGCAGAAGGAGACTGGTGCGACTGGCAGGTGGACAGACATCACAGCCCAGTACCCCTCTCAGCACACCCCTGACATCCCCACAGAGAGAGACTCCCCCCGGACCCCTTCCTGGACCCTCTGCCGCAACCCAACCCCTGCCACCAGCTGCCTCTCAATCATTGGGGCTCAATGTCCACAGTGGTACCCCTGCCACATCTCCTATGGGCACCTCTG GGGTGGCATTTGGTAGTCAGAGCAGCGAGGGTGTGAGCTCCCTCTCCAGCTCCCCCTCCAACAGTCTTGAGACTCAGTCCCAAAGTCTGTCCCGATCGCAGAGCATGGACATTGACACTGCCTCCTGTGAAAAGAG CATGTCCCAGGTGGATGTGGACTCAGGGATAGAGAacatggaggtggaggacagcGATCGCAGGGAGAAGAGGAACTTGACTGAAAAG GAAACCTCTGCAAACTCAGATGTCTCAGAAGAACAGGCTCTGCAGCTCATTTGTAAGATCCTCCGCGTATCGTGGAAGGAGCAGGATAGAGATGTCATCTTTCTCCCTTCTCTGGCTGCAGAGTTTCACCAGAACCCTAAAGATG TGTACTCTGACTTCAAAGACCTGATTGGTCAGATTCTGATGGAAGTCTTAATGATGTCCACCCAGTCACGTGTCCACAACCCGTTTGCCAGCTTAACCGCCACCTCTCAGCCAATTGCAGCAGCCAAATCCCCTGACCACCGTCTGATGCTGGTGCAGCCCTCCAGCCAAGGTGGCAGCCCAATGGGCCCCAGTGCAGGGTCCTTTGGAGCCAGCTCTCTGTCCAG TCTGTATGGGTGTGGTAGTCCTAACTTGATGGCTTTGGATGCAGCCAAGAGGACCTCCCCATCTCTCCCCACCCCTACTACACCTTCTCTACCTTCTACACCTTCTACACCCTCTACCCCACAATTCATTGTTCCACCTAGCCCACCTGCTACTGCCACTCCGAGACACACTCTCAACCCTCCTTCTGCCCCGATGCCCATCTCCCAGCGATACCGGCCTTACTCAGTAACCTCTTCCTGGGGTGCTCCATCCCCGTCTAGCCCGGGTCACAGAGGTTTTAGTTTCTTTGGACCCTCTCCTAGCTCTGCAGGGCCCTCTGTTCCTCCCAATACCCCAATTCCTGTGCCACCACCCAGCCCCCATTCTCTCTCCTTGAGCTCACCTCGGGCTCGCAACCAACCTTCCTCCACACCCCCTTCCATGGTCCCCCCTTCTCCCAGATCGAATGCCCGACGGGCAGCATTTGCTGCCAGGATCCCACCGTCTAG CCCCTTGTCGTTCCTCTTCAATGCCCTCTCTGACATGTCTCAGGACAGCAGTGATGAAGattctgaggaggaggaggattttgcaAGGGTTCAGTTTGGTTCCAG TCTTGGTGCATGTGGAGGGGGCATGTCTTGTGATTCAGCCAGCGACCGCTTCACCATTGAAGCatgcaaagagacagagatgctGAACTACCTCATTGAGCGTTTTGACAGTGTTGgcatggaggagaggaaagctCCCAAG aTGTGCAGCCAACCAAATGTCAGCCAGCTTCTCAGCAACATTCGCTCTCAGTGTATTTCCAATGTTGCCCTGGTCCTACAAGGCACCCTGACCCAGCCACG GAGTCCTCTACAGCAGTCCTTGCTGGTACCTTATATGCTGTGTCGGAACCTTCCATATGGCTTTATTCAGGAGCTGGTGCGCATTACACACCAGGAGGACGAGGTGTTCAGACAG ATCTTCATTCCCATCCTCCATGGACTGGCTCTTGCGGTGAAAGAATGTTCCTTTGACAGTGACAACTTTAAATTCCCCCTCATG GCATTAGCTGAGCTTTGTGAGATCAAGTTTGGAAAGACTCACCCAGTGTGCAATTTG GCAACGTTGCTGCCTCTATGGTGTCCCAAACCTCTGAGCCCTGGTTGTGGCAGAGAGATCCAGAGACTGTCCTACCTGGGATCCTTCTtcagcctctctgtgtttgctgagGATGAT acCAAAGTAGGAGACAAGTATTTCTCTGGCCCGGCCATCACTATGGAGAACACACGAGTTGTCAGCCAATCATTGCAGCACTACCTGGAGTCAGCAAGG GGTGACCTGTTCAAAATTCTACATAACATCCTACTAAATGGAGAAACACGCGAGTCAGCTCTTAATTACATGGCAGCTCTAGTCAACTACAATGTGAAAAAAGCCCAGATGCAG ACTGATGACAAGCTGGTGTCTGCAGACGGCTTCATGCTCAACTTCTTATGGGTGCTGCAACAGCTGAGCATGAAGATCAAGCTGGAGACGGTGGATCCCTACTACATTTTCCATCCACGGTGTCGCCTTGTTGTCAGTCAAGAAGAGACACGTCTGAAAGCCACCATGGAGGAGCTCAAGAGCTGGCTGACAGAGCTGC ATGAAGACCCCACCAAGTTTTCAGAACCCAAGTTCCCCACCGAGTGTTTCTTCTTGACGCTGCACACCCACCATTTGTCCATCCTGTCTTGCTGCAGGCGCTACATCCGCAGGTTGCGAGCCATCCGTGAATTGAACAG GACTGTAGAGGAGCTGAAGAACAGTGAAAGCCAATGGAAAGATTCTCCCCTGGCTAGTCGACACAGAGAGATGCTCAAGAGATGCAAAACTCAGCTCAAG AAACTGGTGCGAGCCAAAGCTTGTGCTGACGTAGGCCTTCTGGATGAGAACCTGCTCCGCAGATGTCTGCAGTTCTACAGCACAGTCATTCAGCTCATTCTTCGCATGGTGGACCCTGCCTACCCAAA CATCACCCTGCCATTGAACCCAGAGATTCCCAAAAGCTTTGCTGCTCTGCCTGAATTCTACATCGAAGATGTGGCAGagtttctgctttttgttgtgCA GTATTCTCCCCAGGTTTTATATGAGCCGTGTGTCCAGGACATTGTCACCTTCTTGGTGGTGTTCATCTGCAGCCAGAACTACATCAGGAACCCCTACCTTATCGCCAAGTTGGTGGAGGTGCTGTTTGTCACCAACCCTGCTGTACAGCCTCGTACTCAGCGATTCTCTGAAATGATGGAGAACCACCCGTTGTCTGTCAAGCAGCTGGTCCCCGCCCTCATGAAGTTCTACACTG ATGTTGAGCATACCGGTGCCACCAGCGAATTCTATGATAAGTTCACTATACGGTACCATATCAGCACTATCTTCAAGAGTCTCTGGCAGAACCTCGCCCACCATGGCACCTTCATGGAGGAGTTCAA TTCTGGAAAGCAGTTTGTGCGCTACATCAACATGCTGATTAATGACACCACCTTCTTGTTAGACGAGAGCCTCGAGTCCTTGAAGCGTATCCACGAAGTtcaggaggagatgaagaataAGGAGCAGTGGGAGCAGCTGCCTAGG gagcagcagcagagccgcCAGTCCCAACTGACTCAGGATGAGCGGGTGTCTCGCTCCTATCTGGCCCTGGCCACAGAGACGgttgaaatgtttcacatcCTCACCAAGCAGGTCCAGAAGCCTTTCCTCAGGCCT GAGCTGGGGCCTCGTTTAGCTGCCATGCTGAACTTTAAcctccagcagctctgtgggCCCAAGTGTCGGGATCTGAAGGTGGAGAACCCTGAGAAGTACGGCTTTGAGCCGAAGAAACTCTTAGATCAGCTGACCGACATCTACCTGCAGCTGGACTGTGCCCGCTTTGCTAAAGCAATTGCAGATGATCAG CGGTCTTACAGCCGTGAACTCTTTGAAGAAGTGATTTCAAAGATGAGAAAGGCTGGTATTAAGTCCTCCATCGCCATTGAAAAATTCAAGCTGCTAttggagaaggtggaggaaaTAGTCGCCAAGAACTCCCAGTCTGAAATGGACTACAGTGACGCACCTGACGAGttcaaag ACCCTCTGATGGACACACTCATGACTGACCCTGTGATACTGCCCTCGGGGAACATCATGGACCGATCCATCATCCTGCGCCACCTGCTCAACTCCCCCACTGATCCCTTCAACAGACAGCCACTCACAGAGAGCATGCTGGAGTCAG TCCCTGAGCTGAAGGAGAGGATCCATGCCTggatgagagagaaacagggcgGACGGCCTGTCTAA
- the ube4b gene encoding ubiquitin conjugation factor E4 B isoform X2 has protein sequence MEELSADEIRRRRLVRLAGGQTSQPSTPLSTPLTSPQRETPPGPLPGPSAATQPLPPAASQSLGLNVHSGTPATSPMGTSGVAFGSQSSEGVSSLSSSPSNSLETQSQSLSRSQSMDIDTASCEKSMSQVDVDSGIENMEVEDSDRREKRNLTEKETSANSDVSEEQALQLICKILRVSWKEQDRDVIFLPSLAAEFHQNPKDVYSDFKDLIGQILMEVLMMSTQSRVHNPFASLTATSQPIAAAKSPDHRLMLVQPSSQGGSPMGPSAGSFGASSLSSLGACGGGMSCDSASDRFTIEACKETEMLNYLIERFDSVGMEERKAPKMCSQPNVSQLLSNIRSQCISNVALVLQGTLTQPRSPLQQSLLVPYMLCRNLPYGFIQELVRITHQEDEVFRQIFIPILHGLALAVKECSFDSDNFKFPLMALAELCEIKFGKTHPVCNLATLLPLWCPKPLSPGCGREIQRLSYLGSFFSLSVFAEDDTKVGDKYFSGPAITMENTRVVSQSLQHYLESARGDLFKILHNILLNGETRESALNYMAALVNYNVKKAQMQTDDKLVSADGFMLNFLWVLQQLSMKIKLETVDPYYIFHPRCRLVVSQEETRLKATMEELKSWLTELHEDPTKFSEPKFPTECFFLTLHTHHLSILSCCRRYIRRLRAIRELNRTVEELKNSESQWKDSPLASRHREMLKRCKTQLKKLVRAKACADVGLLDENLLRRCLQFYSTVIQLILRMVDPAYPNITLPLNPEIPKSFAALPEFYIEDVAEFLLFVVQYSPQVLYEPCVQDIVTFLVVFICSQNYIRNPYLIAKLVEVLFVTNPAVQPRTQRFSEMMENHPLSVKQLVPALMKFYTDVEHTGATSEFYDKFTIRYHISTIFKSLWQNLAHHGTFMEEFNSGKQFVRYINMLINDTTFLLDESLESLKRIHEVQEEMKNKEQWEQLPREQQQSRQSQLTQDERVSRSYLALATETVEMFHILTKQVQKPFLRPELGPRLAAMLNFNLQQLCGPKCRDLKVENPEKYGFEPKKLLDQLTDIYLQLDCARFAKAIADDQRSYSRELFEEVISKMRKAGIKSSIAIEKFKLLLEKVEEIVAKNSQSEMDYSDAPDEFKDPLMDTLMTDPVILPSGNIMDRSIILRHLLNSPTDPFNRQPLTESMLESVPELKERIHAWMREKQGGRPV, from the exons ATTCGCAGAAGGAGACTGGTGCGACTGGCAGGTGGACAGACATCACAGCCCAGTACCCCTCTCAGCACACCCCTGACATCCCCACAGAGAGAGACTCCCCCCGGACCCCTTCCTGGACCCTCTGCCGCAACCCAACCCCTGCCACCAGCTGCCTCTCAATCATTGGGGCTCAATGTCCACAGTGGTACCCCTGCCACATCTCCTATGGGCACCTCTG GGGTGGCATTTGGTAGTCAGAGCAGCGAGGGTGTGAGCTCCCTCTCCAGCTCCCCCTCCAACAGTCTTGAGACTCAGTCCCAAAGTCTGTCCCGATCGCAGAGCATGGACATTGACACTGCCTCCTGTGAAAAGAG CATGTCCCAGGTGGATGTGGACTCAGGGATAGAGAacatggaggtggaggacagcGATCGCAGGGAGAAGAGGAACTTGACTGAAAAG GAAACCTCTGCAAACTCAGATGTCTCAGAAGAACAGGCTCTGCAGCTCATTTGTAAGATCCTCCGCGTATCGTGGAAGGAGCAGGATAGAGATGTCATCTTTCTCCCTTCTCTGGCTGCAGAGTTTCACCAGAACCCTAAAGATG TGTACTCTGACTTCAAAGACCTGATTGGTCAGATTCTGATGGAAGTCTTAATGATGTCCACCCAGTCACGTGTCCACAACCCGTTTGCCAGCTTAACCGCCACCTCTCAGCCAATTGCAGCAGCCAAATCCCCTGACCACCGTCTGATGCTGGTGCAGCCCTCCAGCCAAGGTGGCAGCCCAATGGGCCCCAGTGCAGGGTCCTTTGGAGCCAGCTCTCTGTCCAG TCTTGGTGCATGTGGAGGGGGCATGTCTTGTGATTCAGCCAGCGACCGCTTCACCATTGAAGCatgcaaagagacagagatgctGAACTACCTCATTGAGCGTTTTGACAGTGTTGgcatggaggagaggaaagctCCCAAG aTGTGCAGCCAACCAAATGTCAGCCAGCTTCTCAGCAACATTCGCTCTCAGTGTATTTCCAATGTTGCCCTGGTCCTACAAGGCACCCTGACCCAGCCACG GAGTCCTCTACAGCAGTCCTTGCTGGTACCTTATATGCTGTGTCGGAACCTTCCATATGGCTTTATTCAGGAGCTGGTGCGCATTACACACCAGGAGGACGAGGTGTTCAGACAG ATCTTCATTCCCATCCTCCATGGACTGGCTCTTGCGGTGAAAGAATGTTCCTTTGACAGTGACAACTTTAAATTCCCCCTCATG GCATTAGCTGAGCTTTGTGAGATCAAGTTTGGAAAGACTCACCCAGTGTGCAATTTG GCAACGTTGCTGCCTCTATGGTGTCCCAAACCTCTGAGCCCTGGTTGTGGCAGAGAGATCCAGAGACTGTCCTACCTGGGATCCTTCTtcagcctctctgtgtttgctgagGATGAT acCAAAGTAGGAGACAAGTATTTCTCTGGCCCGGCCATCACTATGGAGAACACACGAGTTGTCAGCCAATCATTGCAGCACTACCTGGAGTCAGCAAGG GGTGACCTGTTCAAAATTCTACATAACATCCTACTAAATGGAGAAACACGCGAGTCAGCTCTTAATTACATGGCAGCTCTAGTCAACTACAATGTGAAAAAAGCCCAGATGCAG ACTGATGACAAGCTGGTGTCTGCAGACGGCTTCATGCTCAACTTCTTATGGGTGCTGCAACAGCTGAGCATGAAGATCAAGCTGGAGACGGTGGATCCCTACTACATTTTCCATCCACGGTGTCGCCTTGTTGTCAGTCAAGAAGAGACACGTCTGAAAGCCACCATGGAGGAGCTCAAGAGCTGGCTGACAGAGCTGC ATGAAGACCCCACCAAGTTTTCAGAACCCAAGTTCCCCACCGAGTGTTTCTTCTTGACGCTGCACACCCACCATTTGTCCATCCTGTCTTGCTGCAGGCGCTACATCCGCAGGTTGCGAGCCATCCGTGAATTGAACAG GACTGTAGAGGAGCTGAAGAACAGTGAAAGCCAATGGAAAGATTCTCCCCTGGCTAGTCGACACAGAGAGATGCTCAAGAGATGCAAAACTCAGCTCAAG AAACTGGTGCGAGCCAAAGCTTGTGCTGACGTAGGCCTTCTGGATGAGAACCTGCTCCGCAGATGTCTGCAGTTCTACAGCACAGTCATTCAGCTCATTCTTCGCATGGTGGACCCTGCCTACCCAAA CATCACCCTGCCATTGAACCCAGAGATTCCCAAAAGCTTTGCTGCTCTGCCTGAATTCTACATCGAAGATGTGGCAGagtttctgctttttgttgtgCA GTATTCTCCCCAGGTTTTATATGAGCCGTGTGTCCAGGACATTGTCACCTTCTTGGTGGTGTTCATCTGCAGCCAGAACTACATCAGGAACCCCTACCTTATCGCCAAGTTGGTGGAGGTGCTGTTTGTCACCAACCCTGCTGTACAGCCTCGTACTCAGCGATTCTCTGAAATGATGGAGAACCACCCGTTGTCTGTCAAGCAGCTGGTCCCCGCCCTCATGAAGTTCTACACTG ATGTTGAGCATACCGGTGCCACCAGCGAATTCTATGATAAGTTCACTATACGGTACCATATCAGCACTATCTTCAAGAGTCTCTGGCAGAACCTCGCCCACCATGGCACCTTCATGGAGGAGTTCAA TTCTGGAAAGCAGTTTGTGCGCTACATCAACATGCTGATTAATGACACCACCTTCTTGTTAGACGAGAGCCTCGAGTCCTTGAAGCGTATCCACGAAGTtcaggaggagatgaagaataAGGAGCAGTGGGAGCAGCTGCCTAGG gagcagcagcagagccgcCAGTCCCAACTGACTCAGGATGAGCGGGTGTCTCGCTCCTATCTGGCCCTGGCCACAGAGACGgttgaaatgtttcacatcCTCACCAAGCAGGTCCAGAAGCCTTTCCTCAGGCCT GAGCTGGGGCCTCGTTTAGCTGCCATGCTGAACTTTAAcctccagcagctctgtgggCCCAAGTGTCGGGATCTGAAGGTGGAGAACCCTGAGAAGTACGGCTTTGAGCCGAAGAAACTCTTAGATCAGCTGACCGACATCTACCTGCAGCTGGACTGTGCCCGCTTTGCTAAAGCAATTGCAGATGATCAG CGGTCTTACAGCCGTGAACTCTTTGAAGAAGTGATTTCAAAGATGAGAAAGGCTGGTATTAAGTCCTCCATCGCCATTGAAAAATTCAAGCTGCTAttggagaaggtggaggaaaTAGTCGCCAAGAACTCCCAGTCTGAAATGGACTACAGTGACGCACCTGACGAGttcaaag ACCCTCTGATGGACACACTCATGACTGACCCTGTGATACTGCCCTCGGGGAACATCATGGACCGATCCATCATCCTGCGCCACCTGCTCAACTCCCCCACTGATCCCTTCAACAGACAGCCACTCACAGAGAGCATGCTGGAGTCAG TCCCTGAGCTGAAGGAGAGGATCCATGCCTggatgagagagaaacagggcgGACGGCCTGTCTAA